One window of the Chryseotalea sp. WA131a genome contains the following:
- the purB gene encoding adenylosuccinate lyase yields the protein MITSALTSLSPIDGRYHNQTEALRPYFSEFGLIRYRVLIEIEYFIALTEIPLIELKSFPAEQIEPLRSLYKNFDITDAEEIKEIEKKTNHDVKAVEYFLKHEFDKLAISEYKEFIHFGLTSQDINNTATPLLLKEFLEKEFLPSLQRLLQLISQQAIQWKDVSMLARTHGQPASPTRLGKEFEVFCVRLKNQLELLKTIPNAAKLGGATGNFNAHHIAYPGVDWKNFADAFVNHKLGLSRSHPTTQIEHYDHLAALFDNLKRINTILIDYSRDVWQYIAMNYFKQKIKEGEVGSSAMPHKVNPIDFENAEGNLGLANALFEHLSAKLPISRLQRDLTDSTVLRNIGVPLAHTFIALKSLEKGINKLELNQSAIDRDLDDNWAVVAEAIQTILRKEGYPNPYEALKELTRKNERITQQTLGNFIDNLVIKDELKKELKKITPFNYIGI from the coding sequence GTGATAACGTCTGCTCTCACCTCCCTTTCTCCCATCGATGGCCGGTACCACAACCAAACGGAAGCCCTGCGCCCTTACTTTTCAGAGTTTGGATTGATCCGCTACCGCGTGCTGATTGAAATCGAATACTTTATTGCTTTAACAGAGATTCCGCTTATTGAACTCAAGAGCTTCCCAGCCGAACAAATAGAACCGCTGCGCAGTCTTTACAAAAATTTTGATATTACGGATGCCGAAGAAATAAAAGAAATCGAAAAGAAAACCAATCATGATGTAAAGGCTGTTGAATATTTTTTAAAGCATGAGTTTGATAAGTTAGCGATTTCTGAGTACAAAGAATTTATTCACTTTGGCCTTACCTCGCAAGATATTAACAACACTGCGACCCCTCTTTTGCTGAAAGAGTTTTTAGAAAAAGAGTTTCTGCCTTCGTTGCAACGACTGTTGCAATTGATCAGTCAACAAGCCATTCAATGGAAAGATGTTTCGATGTTGGCACGCACCCATGGCCAACCTGCATCGCCCACGCGGTTGGGTAAAGAGTTTGAAGTTTTTTGTGTACGATTGAAAAATCAATTGGAGCTATTGAAAACCATTCCCAACGCTGCTAAACTGGGTGGGGCTACGGGCAATTTCAATGCACACCATATCGCCTACCCAGGTGTTGATTGGAAAAACTTTGCAGATGCTTTTGTGAATCACAAACTAGGCCTTTCGCGCAGCCACCCCACTACCCAAATTGAACATTACGATCATTTGGCTGCTTTGTTTGATAACCTTAAGCGCATCAATACCATTTTGATTGATTATAGCCGAGATGTGTGGCAATACATTGCCATGAATTATTTCAAACAAAAAATAAAAGAAGGAGAAGTGGGCTCTAGTGCCATGCCCCATAAAGTAAACCCCATCGATTTTGAAAATGCAGAGGGAAATTTAGGATTGGCCAACGCGCTATTTGAGCACCTTTCGGCTAAACTACCCATCTCGAGATTGCAACGCGACCTGACTGACTCAACTGTGCTGCGAAATATTGGCGTTCCACTTGCACATACATTCATTGCATTGAAATCTCTAGAAAAAGGAATCAATAAATTAGAATTGAACCAATCAGCTATTGATAGAGACCTGGATGACAACTGGGCGGTGGTGGCAGAAGCCATTCAAACGATATTGCGAAAAGAAGGATATCCTAATCCTTATGAAGCATTGAAAGAATTGACTAGAAAAAATGAGAGAATAACTCAACAAACATTAGGCAATTTTATCGACAACTTAGTTATTAAGGATGAGTTGAAGAAAGAGTTGAAGAAAATTACACCTTTTAATTATATTGGGATATAA
- a CDS encoding efflux RND transporter permease subunit — protein sequence MTPYKTVVLFVFLSLMGLAVVSQFSIDLQPNYSLPTLTISFTLPDASPETVEQEATAPLENVLSQITNIKKIYSVSGYNQGTIEITFDKQADIDFKKFEITSLVRQIYPKLNPKISYPQLEQRARQAEGKKVLLLYRINAKVAPYQIKKTTNDLFVSELAQLKGIKEVQVTGAEDLQISIDYDLNKLRQFGVSPDIISRQILQTFASSFPGQIKLATGQRLALKVENKFYDLKQLGEVQIPAGNEYVKLSYLAKIYVEETAPNQYFRINGLNSVTLGIYADNEINRIATASQTKDKIEELKQHLPNGFQLLLDYDDTEFLQKEMNKNYLRSGLALTILLGFILVAYRKWQHLVILSTGILTTLCLTALSAYLLGISIHLYTIAGITISFGMMVDNAIVMLDQLDRKNNRAVFKAILGATLTTVMALLLVLLLPEEDRQNLTEFSLIVALALGCSIFVATFFVPAAYRLLFGKAATVKKKHSIGSLRKQVLIFSHYFKSISFAARYKKTMALLLVLSFGIPLFMLPAKWEGQEWYNRTIGSDYYQETIRPHSDKWLGGALRLFVRNVYERSGYRDSEKTKLYVNATLPYGNTLEDMNRVILGMESYLQTVSGIDKFVSAVYTGQHGSIIILFEEEQEKGALPYQLKSRLIARSLDWGGVEWNIYGVGQGFSNSMGESLPNFKVQLKGYNYAELERQAQQLADELLKHKRIQKVNTNERLNWNEKSAEQLVLHISSVQQNGLPISTASVAASLKEKANSRAPSFQLALQQKEMPVYLRASDGDSFSTFAIMEDYLRADSTYYRLASTATLNKERTTNAIHKEDRQYIRMVGFDYYGSSLFGNKYLDEVLARQKPLLPAGYKAEKISWPFSWAKAKRQYGLLLLLILGIYIIGTILFESFKQPLYIVLAIPISFIGLFLSFAVFDFYFDQGGYAAFILLGGLVVNSVVFILNDFNQLKRKTNRGFVKVVTAKIKPITLTLLSTCLGLVPFLIGGQNEVFWFSLAVGTIGGLLLSLIFIGFILPILLSKKSSD from the coding sequence TTGACTCCCTATAAAACAGTTGTTCTATTTGTTTTTCTATCGCTCATGGGATTGGCGGTAGTTTCGCAGTTTTCCATCGATCTGCAACCCAACTATAGCCTTCCCACGCTGACCATTTCATTCACGCTGCCCGATGCCTCACCCGAAACGGTTGAGCAGGAAGCAACCGCTCCATTGGAAAATGTACTGTCTCAAATTACAAATATCAAAAAGATATATTCAGTTTCAGGATACAACCAAGGCACCATAGAAATCACTTTTGATAAACAAGCGGATATAGATTTTAAAAAATTTGAAATTACTTCCTTGGTAAGGCAGATTTATCCAAAATTAAACCCCAAAATCAGTTACCCGCAGCTAGAGCAGAGAGCTCGGCAAGCAGAAGGCAAAAAGGTTCTTTTGCTCTATAGAATCAATGCTAAGGTAGCTCCATATCAGATAAAGAAAACTACCAATGATCTGTTTGTCAGTGAACTGGCTCAGTTGAAGGGCATCAAAGAGGTGCAAGTAACCGGTGCTGAAGATCTTCAAATTTCCATTGATTACGACCTGAATAAGCTTAGGCAGTTTGGAGTAAGCCCCGATATTATCTCGCGACAAATTTTACAAACCTTCGCTTCTTCTTTTCCGGGGCAAATTAAATTGGCCACGGGTCAAAGACTAGCACTGAAGGTTGAGAATAAATTCTACGACTTAAAGCAACTGGGTGAAGTGCAAATACCAGCTGGCAATGAGTATGTGAAGTTAAGCTACCTAGCCAAGATTTACGTGGAAGAAACAGCTCCCAATCAATATTTCCGCATCAATGGCCTCAATTCAGTCACACTTGGTATTTATGCTGACAATGAAATAAACAGGATAGCTACTGCCTCACAAACAAAAGATAAAATTGAGGAACTAAAACAACACCTACCCAATGGGTTTCAACTACTGTTGGACTATGACGATACCGAATTCCTGCAAAAGGAAATGAACAAAAACTATCTTCGCTCGGGGCTGGCTCTCACTATACTTCTCGGTTTTATTTTAGTTGCTTATCGAAAATGGCAGCACCTTGTTATTTTATCAACAGGTATTTTAACTACCCTTTGCCTCACCGCACTATCCGCATATCTCCTCGGCATCTCTATTCACCTGTACACGATTGCTGGCATTACCATTTCTTTTGGTATGATGGTGGACAACGCCATTGTGATGCTCGATCAGTTAGACCGTAAGAATAACCGAGCTGTATTCAAAGCCATACTGGGTGCCACACTTACCACGGTGATGGCCCTGCTATTGGTTTTATTACTGCCCGAAGAAGATCGGCAAAACCTCACAGAGTTTAGTCTTATCGTGGCACTTGCGCTTGGATGTTCCATTTTTGTGGCCACATTTTTTGTGCCTGCCGCTTATCGTTTGTTGTTTGGGAAGGCCGCAACGGTGAAAAAAAAACACTCCATCGGATCACTTCGAAAACAAGTACTGATTTTTAGTCACTACTTTAAGTCAATCTCTTTTGCTGCACGGTATAAAAAAACAATGGCTCTGTTGCTCGTTTTATCCTTTGGCATTCCCTTATTTATGCTGCCAGCAAAATGGGAAGGGCAGGAATGGTACAACCGAACCATTGGCAGCGATTATTACCAAGAAACCATTCGGCCTCACTCAGACAAATGGCTTGGGGGCGCACTGCGGTTGTTTGTGCGAAATGTGTATGAGCGATCGGGCTACCGCGATTCGGAAAAGACAAAGCTCTATGTGAACGCGACACTTCCGTATGGAAATACATTGGAGGATATGAACCGCGTGATCCTTGGCATGGAAAGCTATCTGCAAACGGTGAGCGGCATTGATAAATTTGTTTCGGCAGTCTACACAGGGCAGCACGGATCGATAATAATTCTATTTGAAGAAGAACAAGAAAAAGGAGCACTGCCATATCAACTGAAGAGTAGACTCATTGCCCGTTCGCTCGATTGGGGCGGAGTGGAATGGAATATTTACGGAGTAGGCCAAGGCTTTAGCAACAGCATGGGCGAATCGCTCCCTAATTTTAAAGTGCAACTGAAAGGATACAACTATGCCGAGCTGGAGCGGCAAGCGCAACAATTGGCCGATGAACTTTTAAAACACAAGCGCATCCAAAAAGTAAATACCAATGAGCGTTTGAATTGGAATGAAAAATCTGCGGAGCAATTGGTACTTCACATCAGTTCAGTGCAACAGAATGGGTTACCTATCTCCACCGCCTCGGTGGCCGCTTCGCTCAAGGAAAAAGCGAACTCGCGTGCACCCTCATTTCAATTGGCTTTGCAACAAAAAGAAATGCCCGTATACCTGCGCGCAAGCGATGGGGATTCGTTCTCTACGTTTGCCATCATGGAAGATTACCTCCGTGCCGATAGCACCTACTACCGCCTTGCCAGCACGGCTACCTTGAACAAAGAGCGGACTACCAACGCCATACACAAAGAAGACAGGCAATACATACGCATGGTAGGGTTTGACTACTACGGTAGTTCCCTATTTGGAAACAAATACTTAGATGAGGTGCTCGCGCGCCAAAAACCATTACTGCCTGCAGGCTACAAGGCCGAAAAAATAAGTTGGCCTTTTTCATGGGCGAAAGCAAAGCGACAATATGGGCTACTGCTTTTGCTCATCCTTGGCATCTACATCATCGGCACTATTTTGTTTGAGAGCTTTAAACAGCCGCTCTATATCGTTCTCGCTATCCCTATTTCATTTATAGGGTTGTTCCTCAGCTTTGCTGTTTTTGATTTTTATTTTGACCAAGGTGGATATGCCGCTTTTATCTTGTTGGGTGGGCTGGTAGTGAACTCCGTTGTATTCATCTTAAATGATTTCAATCAGTTGAAAAGAAAAACTAACCGTGGGTTTGTTAAAGTAGTGACCGCTAAGATAAAACCGATTACCCTTACGCTTTTATCAACCTGCTTAGGGCTTGTTCCTTTTTTGATTGGGGGGCAAAATGAAGTGTTTTGGTTTTCACTGGCAGTGGGGACGATTGGGGGACTGCTCTTATCACTGATTTTTATCGGCTTTATTTTGCCTATTTTACTATCAAAAAAATCATCGGATTGA
- a CDS encoding DUF4221 family protein: protein MSLLNFRFFSWIAAVMFVSFLGCSERVNETKSIPILDSLDLAIVKEVKFHIDTSTNSSISSITTYPRVNPKYFIIYHTFQSSASIFDLQTRKLLKKISFPIEGPNGVGEGIRGMYFHNFDSIFLIAILEQRIFMVDSAARLKKKFNLANDKVYAMMGTTYSTHIKNGLMYLTGYPVSQQAVNSSDFSDLILNLSNGHLISRFNLSKEYDRGFWGYHNYMRIKSSFDAEGDNLIFSFPNDDYVYVRQADDSIRKYFAGSSKFRKLKPLASRYFEDNEKIYKHAANQGSYSGIFYDRWSKLFYRVGFNPINKEYESPADTQHNPSLIILNKNFLKVGEWSLQSGEYDMSSIFLTHEGLHIFNQKKYSLDEDNLTFDVFRPRKK, encoded by the coding sequence ATGTCACTGTTAAATTTTAGATTTTTTTCTTGGATTGCCGCAGTAATGTTTGTTTCTTTTCTAGGTTGTTCAGAGCGCGTAAATGAAACCAAAAGTATCCCTATTCTAGATTCCTTAGATTTAGCAATAGTTAAAGAAGTGAAATTTCATATCGACACCTCTACTAATTCTTCCATCTCTTCTATTACTACTTACCCAAGAGTAAATCCAAAATACTTCATTATTTATCATACTTTTCAAAGTAGTGCTTCCATCTTTGATTTACAAACGCGTAAATTGCTAAAAAAAATTTCATTTCCAATTGAAGGCCCAAATGGTGTTGGAGAAGGTATTAGAGGAATGTATTTCCATAACTTTGATTCGATTTTTTTAATAGCGATCTTAGAGCAAAGAATATTTATGGTCGATAGTGCAGCTCGCCTAAAGAAGAAATTCAACTTGGCTAATGATAAAGTTTATGCCATGATGGGGACAACCTATTCTACTCATATTAAAAATGGATTGATGTATTTAACTGGGTATCCAGTTTCTCAACAGGCCGTCAATTCATCTGATTTTTCTGACTTGATTTTGAATCTGAGTAATGGGCACTTAATATCTCGTTTTAATTTATCAAAAGAGTATGACCGTGGTTTTTGGGGCTATCACAATTACATGAGAATAAAATCGAGCTTTGACGCGGAGGGAGATAATCTCATATTCTCTTTTCCCAATGATGACTACGTATATGTAAGACAAGCTGATGATAGCATTAGAAAATATTTTGCTGGGTCTTCCAAATTCAGAAAGTTAAAACCTTTAGCAAGCAGGTACTTTGAAGACAATGAGAAAATTTATAAACATGCCGCAAATCAGGGGTCTTATTCTGGTATTTTTTATGATCGGTGGAGTAAACTATTTTATCGAGTTGGGTTCAATCCAATAAATAAAGAGTATGAATCCCCAGCCGACACCCAACATAATCCTTCTTTAATAATACTGAATAAAAATTTTTTGAAAGTAGGAGAATGGTCGTTGCAAAGTGGAGAATATGATATGTCCTCAATATTTTTAACGCACGAAGGACTACATATCTTCAATCAGAAAAAGTATTCCTTAGATGAAGATAACTTAACTTTTGATGTATTCCGTCCAAGAAAAAAGTAA
- a CDS encoding serine/threonine-protein kinase, with product MIVGNRYELRPEQGLKKGRYSKLYKAKDKKTGLWVTVKFIDENLSGLHSETFKGKWNLIKHPNLLRCLSCLNEVIDLGDGNREYLVIVNEYLAGAPISHHYAKFENEAFFKEIVSEILAGFDFLHGLNLVHRDIKCSNIFLCNEGRGLCAKLTDMDMVGEQGQKPTHFIGTPEYSAPEVFLMKPLNEGSDFWSLGCVLYELFTKGLLPFGSRLDVGGLDMLKERILGGTYNKGTLSSRQIALTDLLLGKDVAIRITDSKKIIAQFEYLFITR from the coding sequence ATGATAGTTGGTAATAGGTACGAACTAAGGCCGGAGCAGGGGTTAAAAAAAGGGAGATACTCCAAACTTTACAAAGCAAAGGATAAAAAAACTGGCCTGTGGGTGACAGTCAAGTTTATTGATGAAAACCTAAGCGGGCTTCATTCAGAAACTTTTAAGGGAAAGTGGAATCTTATTAAACACCCCAATTTGTTACGTTGCCTCAGCTGCTTGAATGAAGTGATTGATCTAGGTGATGGGAACCGGGAGTATCTTGTTATAGTAAATGAATATCTGGCAGGTGCACCAATTAGCCATCATTATGCTAAGTTTGAAAACGAAGCTTTTTTTAAGGAAATCGTATCAGAGATTCTCGCGGGCTTTGACTTTCTCCACGGCCTAAATCTGGTTCATCGAGATATTAAATGCAGTAATATTTTTTTGTGCAATGAGGGGCGTGGATTATGTGCAAAACTTACCGATATGGACATGGTAGGCGAACAAGGGCAAAAGCCGACACACTTTATTGGCACGCCCGAGTACAGTGCCCCAGAAGTTTTTTTGATGAAGCCTCTAAATGAAGGCAGCGATTTTTGGTCCTTAGGTTGCGTGCTGTATGAATTATTCACCAAGGGCCTTTTGCCATTCGGCTCACGTTTGGATGTTGGTGGCCTGGATATGCTCAAAGAAAGAATTTTGGGCGGTACCTACAACAAAGGTACCTTATCGTCTCGTCAAATTGCGTTGACCGATTTGCTCTTAGGCAAAGATGTGGCTATAAGAATAACGGATTCAAAGAAGATCATCGCGCAGTTTGAATATCTCTTTATTACCCGTTAA
- a CDS encoding DUF4221 family protein, whose amino-acid sequence MALGIQEPIYFPFGMKIVNLSVFYLSILAFACSSKNNEKQITVSEIDSVHLVKASTKIFALDSATSYQTLFMSVYKDGINGKQYLLYENRIKSTIQFYDYNTGVLFKEIALKKEGPDGVGNIRGFYVKTMDSIYVMSSKSYQYILISGRGTVLKRYKLINGRNVNDWSMPAIYTSTPPILRDNKFYFVAYPESKPYEKNKPVLTLDLKDTTTSLLGNYPDVYQNGGYWGLFVIVAVSQTYTPQHTILYSFGADPYLYETDYGSLKKKHFAGSRYFNKTQPWDKKFSDGSEAGDVVTDGFKNILYDPYRKVYYRSTWLKLPELNSKNERNTLWNKPISVIILDKNFKKVGETLLEENLYDFRNWIVTEEGLLICNSNPNNPDIEENKLKFSVFKLVPQEE is encoded by the coding sequence TTGGCACTTGGTATCCAAGAGCCAATTTACTTTCCGTTTGGCATGAAAATCGTCAACCTCTCCGTCTTCTACCTGAGTATTTTAGCATTTGCGTGTTCTTCAAAAAATAATGAGAAACAAATCACAGTAAGTGAAATTGATTCCGTACACTTAGTTAAGGCATCTACGAAAATCTTTGCTCTTGACTCAGCCACTAGTTATCAAACCCTGTTCATGTCCGTTTATAAGGACGGCATCAATGGTAAGCAATATTTGCTTTATGAAAACAGGATAAAATCAACCATTCAGTTTTATGATTACAATACCGGTGTTTTGTTCAAAGAAATAGCCTTGAAAAAAGAAGGGCCGGACGGGGTAGGCAACATAAGGGGCTTCTATGTGAAAACGATGGATTCTATCTATGTCATGAGCTCAAAGTCATATCAATATATTTTGATCAGTGGTAGAGGAACCGTCTTGAAGCGATATAAGCTTATAAACGGAAGAAATGTAAATGATTGGTCAATGCCTGCAATCTATACTTCAACACCGCCAATCTTGCGCGATAACAAGTTTTATTTTGTGGCGTACCCTGAATCGAAGCCATATGAGAAAAATAAGCCTGTCTTAACGCTCGATCTTAAGGATACAACAACTAGCCTTTTAGGAAACTATCCAGATGTTTACCAAAACGGTGGCTATTGGGGTCTATTCGTAATCGTTGCTGTTTCGCAAACTTACACACCTCAGCACACGATACTTTATTCATTCGGAGCTGATCCATATTTATATGAGACTGATTATGGTAGCCTTAAAAAAAAGCATTTTGCAGGGAGTAGGTATTTTAATAAAACGCAACCTTGGGATAAAAAATTTTCTGATGGCTCCGAAGCTGGCGATGTGGTTACCGATGGTTTTAAAAATATTCTTTACGATCCCTATAGAAAGGTTTACTATCGAAGTACTTGGTTGAAGTTGCCTGAGTTGAACAGTAAAAATGAGCGTAACACTCTTTGGAACAAACCAATCAGCGTTATCATCCTTGACAAGAATTTTAAGAAAGTGGGCGAAACACTGTTGGAAGAAAATCTCTATGACTTTAGGAACTGGATTGTGACCGAAGAGGGTCTTCTGATCTGCAACTCCAACCCTAACAACCCCGATATTGAGGAGAACAAACTAAAGTTTTCGGTTTTCAAATTAGTTCCCCAAGAAGAATGA
- a CDS encoding efflux RND transporter permease subunit: MLHYLLQRPIAVSMTLLVSLALSVLLYLNLPVSLLPALDVPEITVAVRYPNGSPEEIEQNLLKPIREAMLTLSGLKTTESLAQNETGKVSLRFEYGTIMNLTLYMDQ; the protein is encoded by the coding sequence ATGCTACACTACCTGCTACAACGCCCCATTGCTGTAAGTATGACGCTACTGGTGTCCCTTGCACTCAGTGTGCTACTTTATCTAAACCTGCCCGTATCACTACTACCCGCCTTAGATGTGCCTGAGATAACCGTGGCCGTGCGCTATCCCAACGGCAGCCCCGAAGAGATTGAGCAAAATTTATTGAAGCCCATACGTGAGGCTATGCTCACGCTGAGCGGATTGAAAACAACCGAGAGCCTAGCTCAAAATGAAACGGGCAAAGTTTCGCTGCGATTTGAGTATGGCACCATAATGAACCTGACATTATATATGGATCAATAA
- a CDS encoding efflux RND transporter permease subunit, whose translation MLRYLLQRPIAVSMTLLVSLALSVLLYLNLPVSLLPALDVPEITVAVRYPNGSPEEIEQNLLKPRFRGLLINVKKVTKTNTLSAIYIQ comes from the coding sequence ATGCTCCGCTACCTGCTACAACGCCCCATTGCCGTAAGTATGACGCTACTGGTGTCCCTTGCACTCAGTGTGCTACTTTATCTAAACCTGCCCGTATCACTACTACCCGCCTTAGATGTGCCTGAGATAACCGTGGCCGTGCGCTATCCCAACGGCAGCCCCGAAGAGATTGAGCAAAATCTATTGAAACCTAGATTTCGTGGACTTTTAATAAATGTAAAAAAAGTAACTAAAACGAATACACTATCGGCAATTTATATTCAATAG
- a CDS encoding energy transducer TonB, with protein sequence MILSNETKKYVKFFLFYTGILLFSGCAKGDKRPDKALLACKNCEEVIFGASGLTLLPDHFARYPNGSKGIQEFISTNINYPELAKKKGIQGRVIISFKVDTAGSIVDTKLIKGVNQELDKEALRVVKLMSGWYPAIKDGKYVAIEYKLPIVYSF encoded by the coding sequence ATGATTTTGTCGAATGAAACAAAAAAATATGTGAAGTTTTTCCTTTTCTATACTGGTATCCTTCTTTTTTCTGGATGTGCAAAAGGCGACAAGAGACCTGATAAAGCTTTGCTAGCTTGCAAAAATTGTGAAGAGGTAATTTTTGGAGCGAGTGGGTTGACTTTGCTGCCAGATCATTTTGCAAGGTATCCAAATGGCTCAAAAGGGATTCAGGAATTTATTTCGACAAATATAAATTACCCGGAACTTGCTAAGAAAAAGGGTATACAGGGAAGGGTGATAATAAGCTTTAAGGTAGATACTGCAGGTAGTATAGTTGACACTAAATTAATTAAAGGTGTAAATCAAGAACTCGATAAAGAGGCTCTTCGAGTAGTGAAATTGATGAGCGGCTGGTATCCTGCAATAAAGGATGGTAAGTATGTTGCTATTGAATATAAATTGCCGATAGTGTATTCGTTTTAG
- a CDS encoding DUF4221 family protein produces MLKIRRSLFLLLLTCFLFACNKAKKELGIYDKYELIEHHKMKFPLDAQTSYRTFFANVYQDSSHRDLLVFLSQNKPSIQFFDMASQKLFKEINLAIDGPDGVGEPTGLLTISIDSVYVVSSSQYSVSLVNSSGKLLNSYRLLTGTTYNENTGMLRPYTISVPVKFNDLIYFNVAPDRDVYKPSYFQGSTNVSLDLSSGKYFYFNTYPDEFRKGVWGVASVSYSTTFNKDYQRFIYSFAISDSLDIFEPKSGKRWRRFAGSRFINSRILPMSKPDNSHDLEYALETPYYGGVIYDKFQNLYYRFVRHAIPFKNERGEINGFHEKPISVILLDKDLKVIGETMLRNNVFLDYIYFVTKDGLFISEGNPENSELKEDIAAFTCFKAKQIEKK; encoded by the coding sequence ATGCTAAAAATAAGGAGGTCTCTTTTTTTGTTATTGCTCACGTGTTTTTTATTTGCTTGCAATAAGGCTAAAAAGGAATTGGGCATTTATGATAAATACGAGTTAATTGAGCATCACAAGATGAAATTTCCTCTAGATGCCCAAACTTCATATCGCACTTTTTTTGCCAATGTATACCAAGATTCCTCCCACAGAGACCTTCTAGTTTTTCTATCGCAAAATAAGCCCTCGATTCAATTTTTCGACATGGCAAGTCAAAAACTATTCAAAGAAATTAATTTGGCAATAGATGGGCCAGATGGAGTTGGGGAACCGACAGGACTGTTGACGATTTCAATCGATTCAGTATATGTAGTTTCGTCATCTCAATATAGTGTGTCATTAGTTAACAGTAGTGGCAAATTATTAAATTCTTACCGCTTACTTACTGGCACGACTTACAATGAAAATACTGGTATGCTAAGACCGTACACTATTTCCGTTCCTGTTAAGTTCAATGATTTGATCTATTTTAATGTCGCACCCGATAGAGATGTTTACAAGCCGTCCTACTTTCAAGGCTCAACGAATGTATCACTCGATTTGTCAAGCGGAAAATACTTTTACTTCAATACCTATCCTGATGAATTCAGGAAGGGGGTATGGGGGGTTGCTTCAGTAAGCTATTCAACCACATTTAACAAGGATTACCAAAGATTCATCTATTCTTTTGCCATTTCAGATAGCTTGGACATTTTTGAGCCAAAATCTGGTAAAAGATGGAGACGGTTCGCGGGTAGTAGGTTTATCAATTCACGAATCTTGCCCATGAGTAAACCTGACAATAGTCATGATCTAGAGTATGCCCTGGAAACCCCATACTATGGTGGAGTGATATATGATAAATTTCAAAATCTATACTATCGTTTTGTAAGGCACGCCATCCCGTTTAAAAATGAAAGAGGGGAAATCAATGGATTTCATGAAAAGCCTATTTCTGTAATTTTATTAGATAAAGATTTGAAAGTTATTGGCGAGACGATGCTACGGAACAATGTTTTTCTTGATTACATTTATTTTGTTACAAAAGACGGCTTGTTTATTTCTGAAGGGAATCCTGAAAATTCAGAATTAAAAGAAGACATTGCTGCATTCACTTGTTTTAAGGCAAAACAGATAGAAAAAAAATGA